ACGGATGGGAACGTTTTGGACCAAATAACGATATGGAACCTGCACCTTGGGGAAATTTCATTGAAGGCGCTTGGATGACCAAACATAACGGAAAATATTATATGCAATACGGAGCGCCTGCTACCGAATTTAAAGGCTACGCAAATGGTGTTCATGTTGGAGATAATCCGTTAGGGCCATTTACGTACCAAAAACACAATCCGATGTCCTATAAACCAGGTGGATTTGTAATCGGTGCTGGACACGGAAATACTTTTGCTGATAACTACGGAAATTACTGGAATACAGGAACGTGCAAAATCTCTATTAAAGATCGTTTTGAACGCCGTATAGATATGTTTCCAGCTGGATTTGACAAAGATGATATAATGTATTCGATCACAGCTTATGGAGATTTTCCAATTGTACTGCCAACAGCGCAACGCGATCAAACAAAAGGAGCTTCTTCTGGATGGATGCTGCTTTCATATAAAAAAACTGTTACGGTTTCTTCTTCAGAAGAATGCATGGAAGTAGAAACACACAGAATGGATAACGGCGGTAAAAAAGTATATGAGAAATTCTGTTATGGGCCAGAAAATCTTACCGATGAAAATATTCAAACATACTGGTCTGCAAAAACTAGCAATCCAGGAGAATGGCTTCAAATGGATTTAGGGAGACAAATGGAAATTAATGCTCTACAAATTAACTACGCAGATCATAAAGCAACGCAGTTTAATAAAGCAATGGATATTTATTATCAATATAAAATATTCATGTCTGATGATGCTCAAAATTGGACTTTGGTTGTAGATAAATCTAAAAATGATAAAGATGCGCCTCATGATTATGTAGAGCTTTCAAAATCTATTAAAGCGCGTTACATTAAAATGGAGAACATTCACAACGCATCAGGTCTATTTGCAATTTCAGATTTTAGAGTTTTTGGAAACGGATTGGCAGCAAAACCAAAAGCAGTTGCTTCTTTTAAAGTAGACAGAAACAAGGCAGATTCGAGAAATGCTATGATTTCGTGGAAAAAGCAGGCAGATGCAATTGGTTATAATATTTATTACGGAATTGAACCAGATAAATTGTATAACAGCATTATGGTTTTTGGTGATAATACATATGATTTTAGAGGTTTAGATAAAGGAACAAAATATTATTTTACTATTGAGCCTTTTAATGAAAATGGAATCGGTACAAAAAATAAGATTATGGAAGTAAAATAATCTTTATTTATAGAATCTGTAAAAGCTCTAATTGCAAATTGAAGAATTTGTAATTGGAGTTTTTTTTTGAGAAAAGGTTGAGAAAAAGACATCAGAAATGTTAATAATTTTGTTCCTTTGCTACTATACCAATGGTATACTAAACTCCAAAATTACTATCAAAACTATGAAAAAAACAATTCTTTTAACTGCATTAGTTTTAAGCGGATTGACATCTTTTGCTCAGACAAATGATGAAAAAAACATCAAATTATTTTATAAAAAAGCTTTAACCGAATCAAAATGTTATACTTGGTTAGAATATTTGTCTAACGATATCGGAGCTCGTTTGTCTGGATCTAAAGGTGCAGAACTAGCAGTTGACTACACTAAAAGACAATTGGAAAGCTTAGGACTTGATAAAGTTTATTTACAAGAAGTTATGGTACCTCATTGGGTACGTGGCGAAAAGGAAACGGCTTACATTCTTGATGGAAAAGTGAAAACGACTGTGCCGATTTGTGCACTAGGTGGTTCTGTTGCTACTGCAAAAACAGGTCTTACAGCAGAAATAATCGAAGTTCAAGGAATTAAAGAACTAAATGAACTTGGAGCAGATAAAGTGAAAGGAAAAATTGTTTTCTATAACAGACCAATGAACCCTGAAAATATAGAAACTTTTACTTCTTACGGAGCTTGTGTCGATCAAAGATATGCAGGAGCAAAAGAAGCAGCAAAATTAGGTGCGGTTGGAACAATTGTTCGTTCTATGAACTTACGTCTAGACGATTTTCCTCATACAGGTGCTCAAAGTTACGGTGATTTGCCAAAAGAACAATATATTCCAACAGCTGCTATTAGTACAAATGGAGCCGAATTGTTGAGTAAATCTTTAAAAAGAAATCCGGCTTTGAAATTTTATTTCAAACAATCTTGCGAAACTTTACCAGACGCATTGTCTTATAATGTGATTGGTGAATTGACAGGAAGCGTAACTCCAGAAAACATTATGGTTGTTGGAGGACATTTAGATTCTTGGGATTTAGCAGATGGTTCTCACGATGATGGAGCAGGAGTAGTGCAGAGTATGGAAGTAATTCGTATTTTGAAAAACTTAAATTACAAACCAAAAAATACGATTCGTGTTGTATTGTTTATGAACGAAGAGAATGGCGGAAAAGGCGGTGCTAAATACGAAGAAGTTTCGAAACAAAAAAAGGAGAATCATATTTTTGCGTTGGAAAGTGATTCAGGCGGATTTTCTCCAAGAGGATTTTCAATTGAAGCTGATGATGCTAATTTGAAAAAGATTCAAGCTTACAAAGATCTTTTTGAGCCTTATCTAGTGCACAGTTTTACAATTGGCCATGCAGGTTCAGATATTAGCCATTTGACTTCGCAAGCTATTGTAAAAGCAGGTTTAAAACCAGATTCTCAGCGTTATTTCGATTATCACCACGCAGCAAACGATAAATTTGATGCAATCAATAAAAGAGAATTGGAGCTTGGTG
The Flavobacterium humidisoli DNA segment above includes these coding regions:
- a CDS encoding discoidin domain-containing protein, whose protein sequence is MKKIYKQFKPILLLSMLFGSSLSAQNSGKTEWFDPSRPATTYCNPINIGYNFTTHNHNGIPESRRSSADPVIITYKGEYYLFATNQAGFFWSKDMSDWNFVYGSFQRQPGDDDQCAPAAWVVNDTLFYVGSTWKRDHPIWKTADPKSGRWTRHVDKAMLPTWDPAIFQDDDKKVYMYYGSSGKLPLVGVEVDYKTWLPKGNQADYAELYKATEVEDIQKVYGQVKEVAILDPSAHGWERFGPNNDMEPAPWGNFIEGAWMTKHNGKYYMQYGAPATEFKGYANGVHVGDNPLGPFTYQKHNPMSYKPGGFVIGAGHGNTFADNYGNYWNTGTCKISIKDRFERRIDMFPAGFDKDDIMYSITAYGDFPIVLPTAQRDQTKGASSGWMLLSYKKTVTVSSSEECMEVETHRMDNGGKKVYEKFCYGPENLTDENIQTYWSAKTSNPGEWLQMDLGRQMEINALQINYADHKATQFNKAMDIYYQYKIFMSDDAQNWTLVVDKSKNDKDAPHDYVELSKSIKARYIKMENIHNASGLFAISDFRVFGNGLAAKPKAVASFKVDRNKADSRNAMISWKKQADAIGYNIYYGIEPDKLYNSIMVFGDNTYDFRGLDKGTKYYFTIEPFNENGIGTKNKIMEVK
- a CDS encoding M20/M25/M40 family metallo-hydrolase, with protein sequence MKKTILLTALVLSGLTSFAQTNDEKNIKLFYKKALTESKCYTWLEYLSNDIGARLSGSKGAELAVDYTKRQLESLGLDKVYLQEVMVPHWVRGEKETAYILDGKVKTTVPICALGGSVATAKTGLTAEIIEVQGIKELNELGADKVKGKIVFYNRPMNPENIETFTSYGACVDQRYAGAKEAAKLGAVGTIVRSMNLRLDDFPHTGAQSYGDLPKEQYIPTAAISTNGAELLSKSLKRNPALKFYFKQSCETLPDALSYNVIGELTGSVTPENIMVVGGHLDSWDLADGSHDDGAGVVQSMEVIRILKNLNYKPKNTIRVVLFMNEENGGKGGAKYEEVSKQKKENHIFALESDSGGFSPRGFSIEADDANLKKIQAYKDLFEPYLVHSFTIGHAGSDISHLTSQAIVKAGLKPDSQRYFDYHHAANDKFDAINKRELELGAATMTTLMYLLDQNGIETKKAN